The DNA sequence CATATCGAGCAACTCCGCCGTAGAAGGGGGCGTCGATTCGTCGGTGGTCACGAGCATGTCGATGTCACTGTTCGTGGTTTCCGTCGCGTGGGCTGCTGAGCCAAAGATGTCCAGCCTGCGAATTCGATGCTTTTGGCAAAACGGCTGAAACAGCGTCCGTAACTCCGCCAGGGAGG is a window from the Verrucomicrobiota bacterium genome containing:
- a CDS encoding nucleotidyltransferase domain-containing protein, with translation MSAILRRAKPPSLAELRTLFQPFCQKHRIRRLDIFGSAAHATETTNSDIDMLVTTDESTPPSTAELLDMAGEAEELVGVPVDFVLRHSLEKSPNRYAREHILATAVCVYGS